One Candidatus Zymogenus saltonus DNA segment encodes these proteins:
- a CDS encoding long-chain fatty acid--CoA ligase — protein MAKKETKSASKPQKKVWLKSYAEGVVQNVNFEKTTLTEAFVRTIKDFPEKPAIFFMGKVISYKELGDMVNRFATALAKMGVKKGSRVATLLPNIPQMVIAYYGAMMAGASMVLNNPLYTDPELEHQLNDSESEYLVTLDLLAPRMIALRPKTKVKDIIVCHINDYLPFPKKQLFPIVKKTMFRKIEKTDGVHEFVDLINKTKPNPPKIKFKFDDIAAFQYTGGTTGVSKGVMLTHENLSKNVQQIGVWFPTFKKGEEIQTGALPFFHSFGMTAVMNFSVWNGWGMVLIPRPEPQALLEAIDSCKPTFLAAVPTMYIGMLRHPDFKKFDLSSLKGCFSGAAPLPMETIKEFEAASGSQICEGYGLSETSPVATINPYGGKTKVGSIGLPIPDTELKIVDLDTGKKEMPVGEPGEVLIKGPQVTHGYYQKPKETKEAIKNEWLFTGDIGKMDDEGYFYIVDRKKDMIIAGGYNIYPRDIDEALYAHPKVAEACTVGIPHEYRGETVKAFVVLKQGETATEEEMIKYCETKLAKYKVPKTVEFRDSLPMSAVGKVLRKELRAAELEKMKK, from the coding sequence ATGGCAAAGAAAGAGACAAAGAGCGCGTCAAAGCCCCAGAAAAAGGTATGGTTGAAGAGTTATGCCGAGGGCGTCGTTCAAAACGTTAATTTTGAAAAGACAACTTTGACGGAGGCATTCGTCCGTACGATAAAGGATTTTCCGGAAAAACCGGCCATCTTCTTCATGGGAAAGGTGATCAGCTACAAGGAGCTGGGGGATATGGTGAACAGGTTCGCGACGGCGCTTGCAAAGATGGGGGTCAAGAAAGGGAGCAGGGTGGCTACGCTTCTGCCCAACATCCCCCAGATGGTTATCGCGTATTACGGCGCGATGATGGCCGGAGCGTCGATGGTGCTAAACAACCCCCTTTACACAGATCCCGAGCTGGAGCACCAGCTCAACGACTCGGAGTCGGAATATCTCGTTACGCTGGACCTCCTGGCCCCACGAATGATAGCCTTGAGGCCGAAGACGAAGGTAAAGGATATTATTGTATGTCACATTAATGACTATCTCCCCTTCCCCAAGAAACAGCTGTTTCCGATAGTCAAGAAGACGATGTTCAGAAAGATCGAGAAGACCGATGGAGTTCACGAGTTTGTCGATCTCATCAATAAGACCAAGCCGAATCCGCCTAAGATCAAGTTCAAATTCGATGATATCGCCGCTTTCCAGTACACGGGCGGCACTACCGGCGTTTCAAAGGGAGTCATGCTGACTCACGAAAACCTGAGCAAAAATGTCCAGCAAATTGGTGTCTGGTTTCCCACATTCAAGAAGGGGGAGGAAATCCAAACGGGGGCTCTGCCCTTCTTTCACTCCTTCGGAATGACCGCAGTGATGAACTTTTCTGTATGGAACGGATGGGGAATGGTCTTGATCCCGAGGCCGGAGCCGCAGGCGCTCTTGGAGGCGATCGATTCATGTAAACCGACATTTCTGGCGGCGGTTCCGACCATGTACATTGGAATGCTGAGACACCCCGATTTCAAGAAGTTCGATCTCAGCTCCCTTAAGGGGTGCTTTTCCGGGGCCGCCCCCCTGCCCATGGAGACCATTAAAGAGTTCGAGGCCGCCTCAGGCTCTCAGATTTGCGAGGGTTACGGGCTTTCCGAGACAAGCCCCGTGGCCACCATCAATCCGTATGGAGGGAAGACAAAGGTCGGGAGCATCGGTCTCCCCATACCCGATACCGAGCTGAAGATTGTCGATCTGGACACGGGCAAGAAGGAAATGCCTGTTGGTGAGCCGGGTGAGGTTTTAATCAAGGGGCCGCAGGTCACACACGGATACTATCAGAAGCCGAAGGAGACAAAGGAGGCCATAAAGAACGAATGGCTCTTCACCGGCGACATCGGCAAGATGGACGATGAGGGGTACTTCTATATCGTCGACAGGAAGAAGGACATGATCATAGCCGGCGGGTACAATATCTACCCCAGGGATATCGACGAGGCCCTGTACGCCCATCCGAAGGTGGCCGAGGCCTGTACCGTCGGAATCCCCCACGAATACCGGGGCGAGACCGTCAAGGCCTTTGTGGTATTGAAGCAGGGTGAGACGGCCACGGAGGAGGAGATGATCAAGTATTGTGAGACCAAGCTTGCCAAGTACAAGGTGCCGAAGACCGTTGAGTTCAGGGATTCGTTGCCGATGAGCGCGGTCGGAAAGGTCCTGAGAAAGGAGCTTCGCGCGGCCGAGCTGGAGAAAATGAAAAAGTAA
- a CDS encoding alpha/beta hydrolase: MRNWILVVIVVVLAVYGGVSYYFSSKLLYPHLANDEELKAEYGPISPDEVDLAVEDVQFQARGDDEITISAWWIETKRASYQKKAFILVHGANSNKKALTRYAPFFVSRGISALLIDLRGHGESSKGYNTFGDKERNDVMGAVDFLSEKGYAPEDDIGLFGLSMGATASYLAAMDLNKKKAGTVDILIFDSGIADVPSSIEFNSRKAVGGAVTFLLPGALITAWSRSCADYKDGSPIAHLDDIDIPILFVMHDMDEIVPYDEQVELYEGYKGPKEELKFEGLGHHRGHVEKKVEYEEAVDKFLKKYNF; the protein is encoded by the coding sequence ATGAGAAATTGGATTCTGGTTGTTATTGTTGTTGTCTTGGCGGTATACGGGGGCGTTTCTTACTATTTTTCCAGCAAACTGCTCTATCCACACCTGGCAAACGATGAGGAGCTGAAGGCGGAATACGGTCCCATCTCTCCCGACGAGGTGGATCTTGCGGTTGAAGATGTTCAATTCCAGGCAAGGGGAGACGATGAAATCACGATCAGCGCATGGTGGATTGAGACGAAGAGAGCAAGCTATCAAAAAAAGGCCTTTATACTGGTCCACGGGGCGAACTCGAACAAAAAGGCCTTGACCCGCTACGCCCCCTTCTTCGTTTCAAGGGGGATATCGGCACTCCTCATAGACCTCAGGGGTCACGGGGAAAGCTCAAAGGGCTATAACACCTTTGGAGACAAGGAGAGGAACGATGTAATGGGGGCCGTCGACTTCCTTTCCGAGAAAGGCTACGCCCCTGAAGATGATATCGGGCTTTTCGGCCTCTCTATGGGTGCCACGGCATCGTACCTGGCGGCGATGGATTTAAACAAGAAAAAGGCCGGCACTGTGGATATTTTGATCTTCGACTCCGGGATCGCCGATGTTCCATCATCGATAGAGTTCAACTCGAGGAAGGCCGTGGGAGGTGCCGTTACCTTTCTCCTCCCGGGAGCCCTCATTACGGCATGGTCAAGGAGCTGCGCAGATTATAAGGACGGGAGTCCTATAGCCCACCTTGACGACATCGATATACCCATCCTGTTTGTTATGCACGACATGGACGAGATAGTCCCCTACGATGAGCAGGTGGAGCTGTATGAAGGATACAAAGGGCCTAAGGAGGAGTTGAAATTTGAGGGTCTCGGCCATCACAGGGGTCACGTCGAGAAGAAGGTGGAATACGAAGAGGCTGTGGACAAGTTCCTGAAAAAATACAACTTTTAG
- a CDS encoding alpha/beta hydrolase, whose protein sequence is MPKVDRSGVKIDYEVVGTGKKEIVLINGMGRDRNSWIMQRHALSERFTLILYDHRGCGKSDSPKDGYDMPNLVEDLKSVIEAAGFKRPVLMGVSMGGIVAQSFAVTYPDSIGGLVLISTSAGKPGLGNLTKRFEQYVKDMPDCDPEERVKRGLTLIFSLEFVEKNREAIDALIPGFMESSASPEVYNELLPRLKDYSIYDKLNSIKVPVLVLAGDADAIVDPENTRELARVIPGAREIIYPGAGHGLVIERYEDLNRDVIDFISKLDEKKQ, encoded by the coding sequence ATGCCAAAGGTAGACAGAAGCGGCGTAAAGATCGATTATGAGGTTGTCGGCACAGGCAAAAAAGAGATAGTCCTCATCAACGGGATGGGAAGGGACAGAAACAGCTGGATTATGCAGAGGCATGCTCTGTCCGAAAGATTTACTCTCATCCTCTATGATCACCGGGGATGCGGCAAGAGCGACAGTCCAAAGGACGGCTACGACATGCCGAATCTGGTTGAAGACCTGAAATCGGTAATTGAGGCCGCCGGGTTTAAAAGGCCCGTCCTAATGGGGGTATCCATGGGGGGGATAGTGGCCCAGAGCTTCGCCGTCACATATCCCGATTCGATAGGAGGCCTCGTCCTTATCTCCACATCAGCAGGAAAACCGGGTCTCGGAAACCTGACCAAGCGGTTTGAACAATATGTCAAGGATATGCCCGACTGCGATCCCGAAGAGAGGGTCAAGAGGGGGTTAACGCTCATCTTCTCGCTCGAATTTGTCGAAAAGAACAGAGAGGCAATCGACGCTCTTATCCCGGGATTTATGGAAAGCTCGGCCAGCCCCGAAGTCTACAACGAGCTTTTGCCCCGGTTGAAAGACTATTCGATATACGACAAGTTGAACAGTATCAAAGTGCCCGTCCTCGTCCTGGCGGGAGACGCAGACGCCATTGTAGATCCCGAGAACACCAGGGAGCTTGCCCGGGTCATCCCGGGGGCCAGGGAGATCATCTATCCCGGGGCGGGCCACGGGCTGGTCATCGAGCGTTACGAAGATCTCAACAGAGACGTGATTGACTTTATATCCAAACTGGACGAGAAAAAGCAATGA
- a CDS encoding alpha/beta hydrolase has translation MKKWITILIVVILASYCGISYYFSSQLLYPPLMNDEEMRTEYGPISPEEASLKAEEVSFPARGDDKITISAWWIEEKPSTPKKAFVLVHGRRSNKKTLCRFAPIFASRGISTLLIDLRGHGESTDGYTTFGDKEREDVIGAFDYLFEKGYSPDDKIGIFGISMGATTSFLAAMDLNKERPGSWTS, from the coding sequence ATGAAAAAGTGGATTACTATTCTTATTGTCGTTATCCTTGCCTCCTACTGCGGTATTTCCTACTACTTCTCCAGTCAACTCCTTTACCCGCCGTTGATGAACGATGAAGAGATGAGGACGGAATACGGGCCCATCTCACCGGAAGAGGCAAGCCTTAAAGCGGAAGAGGTCTCTTTCCCGGCAAGGGGAGACGACAAAATCACGATCAGCGCATGGTGGATCGAAGAAAAACCCTCCACTCCAAAAAAGGCGTTTGTCCTCGTTCACGGAAGGAGATCAAACAAAAAAACGTTGTGCCGCTTCGCCCCGATATTCGCCTCGAGGGGGATATCGACCCTCCTTATCGACCTTCGGGGTCACGGGGAGAGCACGGACGGCTATACAACATTCGGGGACAAGGAGCGGGAGGATGTCATCGGCGCCTTCGACTATCTTTTTGAAAAGGGCTATTCCCCCGATGACAAAATTGGTATCTTCGGCATCTCAATGGGCGCAACAACATCCTTCCTCGCGGCGATGGATTTAAACAAGGAAAGGCCCGGCTCGTGGACATCATGA